One window from the genome of Paramisgurnus dabryanus chromosome 20, PD_genome_1.1, whole genome shotgun sequence encodes:
- the LOC135786865 gene encoding tandem C2 domains nuclear protein isoform X2 has protein sequence MMECLKDCCRTFVPKRKEPETQIIKVQPLRKLTLECNVNKSIGVSEDYLLSKLPPDGREIPFVLPTFKPSYVQPKDAQYSDYNVRQHGPTRTTYAERKAELAGPGQIVYDPDLTLNNSQIISYMSPGSLRRPNLKTKTNNCPDSGWERNSKQRLSHSMFDLSNPQGHVQRYDSVSSVLSSTSSIPDSFGSSHSLESITPSGDEREYEIGNVCVQLRYEEAVEQVWITLVKCTGLNAYTEGVEPQRIGVKGVITMTKQVRFKSTVKEASADTDFMETFVFTLNLEQIRRSALVLRLQAYTPRKRTIGECVLSLRTLGPQETQHWLVFRSHSKTHVCRAELQLGLCFQPVSSRMQLQILSAQNLPSSSSPLTQSFFVKVDMLSDGKFLLKRKTKAMKSSGGHVQWGEVLYFPITNQDKNLQLSVKLYKCASVRRKNLLGQMLLGFDSSSSEAVEQWRDSTTHPEKVVTSWHRLSRP, from the exons ATGATGGAATGTTTAAAAGACTGTTGCAGGACGTTTGTGCCGAAGAGGAAAGAACCAGAGACTCAGA TAATTAAGGTTCAGCCTCTTCGTAAATTAACACTTGAGTGTAATGTGAACAAAAGTATTGGAGTGTCAGAGGATTATCTACTGTCCAAACTCCCTCCTGACGGCCGGGAGATTCCCTTCGTCCTTCCGACGTTTAAGCCTTCCTATGTTCAGCCGAAAGACGCACAGTACTCCGACTACAATGTTAGACAACATG GTCCTACAAGGACCACATATGCTGAAAGGAAGGCAGAGCTTGCAGGACCCGGTCAAATTGTGTACGACCCTGATTTAACCTTAAACAACAGTCAGATAATCAGCTACATGTCACCAGGTTCATTGAGACGCCCCAATCTGAAGACAAAAACCAACAATTGCCCCGACTCAG GTTGGGAAAGGAATAGCAAACAGAGACTCAGTCACTCCATGTTCGATTTGTCAAATCCCCAGGGCCATGTACAG CGGTATGATTCGGTATCCAGTGTCCTGAGCAGCACATCCTCCATTCCGGATTCCTTTGGGAGCAGCCATAGTCTAG aGTCGATCACCCCGTCTGGAGATGAGAGGGAATACGAGATAGGAAACGTGTGTGTGCAGCTGAGGTATGAGGAGGCGGTGGAGCAGGTGTGGATCACCTTGGTAAAG TGTACAGGCCTAAATGCGTACACTGAAGGGGTTGAGCCTCAGAGGATTGGGGTCAAAGGGGTCATCACTATGACGAAGCAAGTGCGGTTTAAAAGTACGGTCAAAGAAGCATCAGCT GACACAGACTTCATGGAGACATTTGTATTCACTCTAAACTTAGAGCAAATACGCAGGTCTGCGCTGGTGCTGCGTCTGCAGGCTTACACACCACGCAAACGTACAATCGGAGAGTGTGTGTTATCTCTCCGAACCCTTGGCCCGCAGGAAACACAGCACTGGCTGGTGTTCAGGAGCCACAGTAAAACACAT GTGTGCCGTGCTGAGCTTCAGCTAGGTTTGTGCTTTCAGCCAGTGAGCAGTAGAATGCAACTCCAGATCCTCAGTGCTCAAAACCTCCCATCATCATCCTCACCACTCACACAGA GTTTCTTTGTGAAGGTGGACATGCTTAGTGATGGCAAGTTCTTGCTGAAGAGAAAGACAAAGGCGATGAAGTCATCAGGGGGGCATGTACAGTGGGGGGAGGTGCTGTATTTCCCGATCACCAATCAGGACAAGAATCTTCAGCTGTCAGTCAAACTCTACAAATGTGCCTCTGTACGGAGAAAAAATCTGCTTGGACAG ATGCTCTTGGGTTTTGACAGCAGTTCTTCAGAGGCGGTGGAACAGTGGAGAGATTCCACAACTCATCCAGAAAAAGTAGTGACTTCATGGCACAGACTCAGTCGACCCTGA
- the LOC135786865 gene encoding tandem C2 domains nuclear protein isoform X1 translates to MMECLKDCCRTFVPKRKEPETQIIKVQPLRKLTLECNVNKSIGVSEDYLLSKLPPDGREIPFVLPTFKPSYVQPKDAQYSDYNVRQHVGPTRTTYAERKAELAGPGQIVYDPDLTLNNSQIISYMSPGSLRRPNLKTKTNNCPDSGWERNSKQRLSHSMFDLSNPQGHVQRYDSVSSVLSSTSSIPDSFGSSHSLESITPSGDEREYEIGNVCVQLRYEEAVEQVWITLVKCTGLNAYTEGVEPQRIGVKGVITMTKQVRFKSTVKEASADTDFMETFVFTLNLEQIRRSALVLRLQAYTPRKRTIGECVLSLRTLGPQETQHWLVFRSHSKTHVCRAELQLGLCFQPVSSRMQLQILSAQNLPSSSSPLTQSFFVKVDMLSDGKFLLKRKTKAMKSSGGHVQWGEVLYFPITNQDKNLQLSVKLYKCASVRRKNLLGQMLLGFDSSSSEAVEQWRDSTTHPEKVVTSWHRLSRP, encoded by the exons ATGATGGAATGTTTAAAAGACTGTTGCAGGACGTTTGTGCCGAAGAGGAAAGAACCAGAGACTCAGA TAATTAAGGTTCAGCCTCTTCGTAAATTAACACTTGAGTGTAATGTGAACAAAAGTATTGGAGTGTCAGAGGATTATCTACTGTCCAAACTCCCTCCTGACGGCCGGGAGATTCCCTTCGTCCTTCCGACGTTTAAGCCTTCCTATGTTCAGCCGAAAGACGCACAGTACTCCGACTACAATGTTAGACAACATG TAGGTCCTACAAGGACCACATATGCTGAAAGGAAGGCAGAGCTTGCAGGACCCGGTCAAATTGTGTACGACCCTGATTTAACCTTAAACAACAGTCAGATAATCAGCTACATGTCACCAGGTTCATTGAGACGCCCCAATCTGAAGACAAAAACCAACAATTGCCCCGACTCAG GTTGGGAAAGGAATAGCAAACAGAGACTCAGTCACTCCATGTTCGATTTGTCAAATCCCCAGGGCCATGTACAG CGGTATGATTCGGTATCCAGTGTCCTGAGCAGCACATCCTCCATTCCGGATTCCTTTGGGAGCAGCCATAGTCTAG aGTCGATCACCCCGTCTGGAGATGAGAGGGAATACGAGATAGGAAACGTGTGTGTGCAGCTGAGGTATGAGGAGGCGGTGGAGCAGGTGTGGATCACCTTGGTAAAG TGTACAGGCCTAAATGCGTACACTGAAGGGGTTGAGCCTCAGAGGATTGGGGTCAAAGGGGTCATCACTATGACGAAGCAAGTGCGGTTTAAAAGTACGGTCAAAGAAGCATCAGCT GACACAGACTTCATGGAGACATTTGTATTCACTCTAAACTTAGAGCAAATACGCAGGTCTGCGCTGGTGCTGCGTCTGCAGGCTTACACACCACGCAAACGTACAATCGGAGAGTGTGTGTTATCTCTCCGAACCCTTGGCCCGCAGGAAACACAGCACTGGCTGGTGTTCAGGAGCCACAGTAAAACACAT GTGTGCCGTGCTGAGCTTCAGCTAGGTTTGTGCTTTCAGCCAGTGAGCAGTAGAATGCAACTCCAGATCCTCAGTGCTCAAAACCTCCCATCATCATCCTCACCACTCACACAGA GTTTCTTTGTGAAGGTGGACATGCTTAGTGATGGCAAGTTCTTGCTGAAGAGAAAGACAAAGGCGATGAAGTCATCAGGGGGGCATGTACAGTGGGGGGAGGTGCTGTATTTCCCGATCACCAATCAGGACAAGAATCTTCAGCTGTCAGTCAAACTCTACAAATGTGCCTCTGTACGGAGAAAAAATCTGCTTGGACAG ATGCTCTTGGGTTTTGACAGCAGTTCTTCAGAGGCGGTGGAACAGTGGAGAGATTCCACAACTCATCCAGAAAAAGTAGTGACTTCATGGCACAGACTCAGTCGACCCTGA
- the LOC135786865 gene encoding tandem C2 domains nuclear protein isoform X3, producing MMECLKDCCRTFVPKRKEPETQSPTRTTYAERKAELAGPGQIVYDPDLTLNNSQIISYMSPGSLRRPNLKTKTNNCPDSGWERNSKQRLSHSMFDLSNPQGHVQRYDSVSSVLSSTSSIPDSFGSSHSLESITPSGDEREYEIGNVCVQLRYEEAVEQVWITLVKCTGLNAYTEGVEPQRIGVKGVITMTKQVRFKSTVKEASADTDFMETFVFTLNLEQIRRSALVLRLQAYTPRKRTIGECVLSLRTLGPQETQHWLVFRSHSKTHVCRAELQLGLCFQPVSSRMQLQILSAQNLPSSSSPLTQSFFVKVDMLSDGKFLLKRKTKAMKSSGGHVQWGEVLYFPITNQDKNLQLSVKLYKCASVRRKNLLGQMLLGFDSSSSEAVEQWRDSTTHPEKVVTSWHRLSRP from the exons ATGATGGAATGTTTAAAAGACTGTTGCAGGACGTTTGTGCCGAAGAGGAAAGAACCAGAGACTCAGA GTCCTACAAGGACCACATATGCTGAAAGGAAGGCAGAGCTTGCAGGACCCGGTCAAATTGTGTACGACCCTGATTTAACCTTAAACAACAGTCAGATAATCAGCTACATGTCACCAGGTTCATTGAGACGCCCCAATCTGAAGACAAAAACCAACAATTGCCCCGACTCAG GTTGGGAAAGGAATAGCAAACAGAGACTCAGTCACTCCATGTTCGATTTGTCAAATCCCCAGGGCCATGTACAG CGGTATGATTCGGTATCCAGTGTCCTGAGCAGCACATCCTCCATTCCGGATTCCTTTGGGAGCAGCCATAGTCTAG aGTCGATCACCCCGTCTGGAGATGAGAGGGAATACGAGATAGGAAACGTGTGTGTGCAGCTGAGGTATGAGGAGGCGGTGGAGCAGGTGTGGATCACCTTGGTAAAG TGTACAGGCCTAAATGCGTACACTGAAGGGGTTGAGCCTCAGAGGATTGGGGTCAAAGGGGTCATCACTATGACGAAGCAAGTGCGGTTTAAAAGTACGGTCAAAGAAGCATCAGCT GACACAGACTTCATGGAGACATTTGTATTCACTCTAAACTTAGAGCAAATACGCAGGTCTGCGCTGGTGCTGCGTCTGCAGGCTTACACACCACGCAAACGTACAATCGGAGAGTGTGTGTTATCTCTCCGAACCCTTGGCCCGCAGGAAACACAGCACTGGCTGGTGTTCAGGAGCCACAGTAAAACACAT GTGTGCCGTGCTGAGCTTCAGCTAGGTTTGTGCTTTCAGCCAGTGAGCAGTAGAATGCAACTCCAGATCCTCAGTGCTCAAAACCTCCCATCATCATCCTCACCACTCACACAGA GTTTCTTTGTGAAGGTGGACATGCTTAGTGATGGCAAGTTCTTGCTGAAGAGAAAGACAAAGGCGATGAAGTCATCAGGGGGGCATGTACAGTGGGGGGAGGTGCTGTATTTCCCGATCACCAATCAGGACAAGAATCTTCAGCTGTCAGTCAAACTCTACAAATGTGCCTCTGTACGGAGAAAAAATCTGCTTGGACAG ATGCTCTTGGGTTTTGACAGCAGTTCTTCAGAGGCGGTGGAACAGTGGAGAGATTCCACAACTCATCCAGAAAAAGTAGTGACTTCATGGCACAGACTCAGTCGACCCTGA